Sequence from the Xenorhabdus nematophila ATCC 19061 genome:
AACTGGCTTTGCAGTATGGGCGTGAATTGGCACCAAAGCATGCACGTTACATGGCAGGATTGCTGACCACAGGCTATGCGTTGGGGCAATTGGTTGGACCGATGTTATCCGCCATTTCGACGTGGCTGACCGGCAAACTAGAGCCTGCTCTTTATGTTGCATTTATGGGTTTGGTCATTGCCGGGTTACTGGTATTTTATCGCAACAATACGCATCGTGAATTATCCTGATTTGGTGCATTGATGACGTGCAGGTATAGTGATGCGCAGAGACGGTGTGAACTCATGCCGAGTGGTGTTACATCTCACTGGTCTTTGCGTAAAATAAGCGTTTCGATTACCCGTCAGTTGACGGAAGATATTACCCCTGGAGAAACTGATGTCATCCCTAAGTACAGAAGCCGTATTGGTGCATTCAGCACTGGTCGCCCGTGGCCTTGAAACCCCTCTGCATGAACAAACTCTGGCACCAGAGGTGCGTAAAGTACGCATTGAAGAACATATGACAGAAATTATGAAACTGTTAAATCTCGATTTGAGTGATGACAGTTTGGCAGATACACCAGGCCGTATCGCGAAAATGTATGTGGATGAGATATTCTCAGGACTCGACTATCATAATTTCCCGAAAATTACGCTGATAGAAAACAAAATGAAAGTGGATGAGATGGTAACAGTGCGTGATATTACGTTGACCAGTACGTGTGAACACCACTTTGTCATCATTGATGGTAAAGCAACCGTTGCCTATATCCCTAAAGATAAAGTGATTGGATTGTCGAAGATTAACCGTATCGTCCAATTTTTCGCTCAGCGTCCGCAAGTACAGGAACGTCTGACGCAGCAGATCCTGATTGCACTGCAAACACTGCTGGGCACCAACAATGTTGCCGTTTCCATTGATGCTGTCCATTACTGTGTCAAAGCACGTGGCATCCGTGACGCGACCAGTACCACGACGACGACGTCTCTGGGCGGATTATTTAAATCAAGCCAGAATACCCGACAGGAATTCCTGCGTGCAGTGCGCCACCTGCAATTATCGTGATGACTTTTTATTATCATGGAATATAGTTGCAATGGCGTCATGAATCAGAGAATTGAGATACTGGATAGTCTGCGTGGTTTTGCCATTTTGGGAATATTGTTGCTGAATATTACCAGCTTTGCTTTGCCGTATGCTGCTTACATGAATCTGTTTTATCAAGATTCAGTCTCGTTCTCTGATGTGGTTACATGGTCTGCCCTGAGTGTTTTTACTCAGGGGAAGTTTCTGTTTATCTTAACGTTATTATTTGGCGCCGCACTTGAATTGCTTCGCCAGCGGGGACGTAACGGGAATATTCCCAGATTACTGATTTTAGCGGTTATTGGTTTACTGCACGGTATTTTGCTATGGGACGGCGATATCTTGTTGTCATATGGCATTGTGGGCTTGCTGGCATGGCACTTTATCAATACACGCCAAAAGTTATTTAGCAAGGGAGTGACTTTCTATTTGTCCGGCGTGATGATGTTTTATCTTTTGGGGTTGTTTCCTGTGGGAGATAATAATTCCTTCTGGATGCCGACACCAGACGATATCTTTCATGAAAGTGCCTGGAAAATTCATGGTGGGCTATTGGCCGCAGAGTATCGTATCCGTCAAATAAGTGGAGCGATGATTGTGGTTATCGCGCAATATGGCTGGCAAATTATGGGCGTTATGCTATGCGGTGCGATGTTATTGCGTAATGGCTGGTTGAAAGGCGAATTCAGCCACAAACATTATCGTCACTTGGCATTATGTCTACTCCCTGCCGGAATGATGATTCAATGTGCAGCTTTATCAATCCAATATTTATATCCTTACAGTTATTTTGCATCGTGGACCATCCGCTACACTATCACTGAACTGGCGACGCCGTTGCTGGCATTGGCTTATATTTCGCTGATTTATGGATTCTGGCCCGCCATTTCACGTTGGCGGGTCACGTTTTGGTTGCGTCAGGTCGGGAGAATGGCATTGAGCAGCTATTTGCTGCAAACTTTGGTTTGTACTACGCTTTTTTATCGTTTTGAATTATTTGGTAAGTTTACTCGTTTGGAATTGATAGCGTTTATCCCATTTATCTGGGCATTGAATATCTGGTTTGCTTGCTGGTGGTTAAAACGTTATTCACAAGGACCAATGGAACAGCTTTGGCGTTATTTGACGGCAAAATTGACGTAACATTTAAATGATTTAAAAAAGTAAGAGCCTATTTGATAGGCTCTTACTTTTTTTGTGGTTTTTTTTCTAATCCCTGTAACTCTTCTGGTGATACCGCCGGATAACCTTGAATTCCGGCTGGTACGGTATGTGGCGAAGGGATTGGCATTAACGGGCCTAAAAAACGAGGTTCACGTTTTAAAATATACAGATCTGTCAAAGCGCCGAGGCGCGCCAAAACTTCTCTGAAACGAATGGTCATCATATTTTTAGGAGAAGGTACGGCATAGCATTGTGCTTCTATCCCAAAATGTATGGCGATAAGCAAAGCCCGTTCACAATGGAATCGTTGGGTGATAATGGTAAAGTCGTCGGTATCAAATACCTTACGAGTTCTGATAATAGAATCCAACGTTCTGAAACCCGCAAAATCCATCACAATATTACTGGCCGGAATGCCCGCTTTGATCAAATCCTTCCGCATAGTAATGGGTTCATTATAATTGTGCTGTGCATTATCTCCGCTTAATAGCAGATATTTGACCTTTCCACTATTGTAAGCATTAACTGCGCCCTGGATACGGTAAAAATAGTATTGGTTATATTTACCTCCTCTGTAATATTTGGACGTGCCGAGCACCATACCAACTTCCCGCTCAGGAAGTTGCCTGAGATCATCAAAAATGTAGGGAGCGGTTTTCCAGCTAACCCAACGGTCAAGCATAATTGCTGTCAGTACAAGGACAGAAATGATAAAAATTACACTAGTAATCAAGCGCTTCCACACGATTTTTTTGCCTTATAAGGACTTATGGGCCAATGGCCTAAAGGCTACTTTACTTGAAATATTGAAGCAAGTTTTCGGTGGATTATTGTCGAACTCATTCCATTCAATATTGACGCGCGAATGACAGGTGTCTTACCGCTTTTATAAGGTCAGTTTGCTATTAATTTTCTGATAAAAAAGCACGGATGAGAAGAAAAGCCTGCCAGTCATGTTGGCAGGCTTTGTAAGAAAATGATCAGAATGAGGTGCGTTTATAGATGCGATATTCTGGTTTCCAGAAATTGCGTTCAATCGCTTCATCCAAGGCATCTTCCGATGTGACAATCGCGACACCTTGAATTTGGGCTTTTTTCGCCACTTCCTTGGCTATTTTGCGAGAAACATCTTGGATGTCATCAATGGGTGGCAATAATGGGCCGGAGCCTGTTTGCGCCAGCGGTGAACAATCCGCCAAGGCACGGCTGGCAGCCATCAGCATATCATCCGTAACACGTTTGGCACCGGATGCAATCACACCCAAGCCAATCCCCGGGAAAATATAGGCGTTGTTACACTGAGCGATTGGGTACTCCTGACCGTCATATTTTACCGGCGCAAAGGGGCTGCCTGTTGCTACCAGCGCCTTGCCGTCAGTCCAGTTAATAATATCTTCAGGACGGGCTTCCACACGTGATGTCGGGTTAGACAGTGGCATCACGACCGGGCGTTCGCAATGTTGATGCATTTCACGGATGATTTCTTCCGTGAACAAACCAGATTGACCGGAAACACCAATCAAGACCGTGGGTTTTGCGTTGCGAACTACATCCATCAATGAAAGAGAATCATTGCTGATATCCCATGATTGCAGGGCAGAGCTTTTCTGTACCAGTGCGTTCTGGAAGTCCAGCAGGTTCGGCTGCTTATCCGTCAGCAGACCAAAGCGGTCAACCATGAATACGCGGGCACGGGCCTGCTCATCACTCAATCCTTCGGATTTCATTTGTGCGACGATTTGCTCTGCAATACCACAACCTGCTGAACCCGCGCCAAGGAATGCCACAGTCTGATCTTTTAGCTGACGACCTGCCGCACGGCTGGCAGCAATCAGGCTACCAAGAGCAACAGATGCAGTACCCTGGATATCATCATTAAAGCAGCAAAGCTCATCACGATAACGGGTCAGCAGTGGCATAGCGTTGTTCTGGGCAAAGTCTTCGAATTGCAATAGCACGTTAGGCCAGCGACGTTTTACAGCCTGAATGAATTCGTCTACAAATTCATCGTATTCTTTGCCGGTAATGCGGGGGTGACGCCAACCCATATATAGCGGGTCATTCAGCCGTTGTGGGTTGTTTGTGCCGACATCCAGTACAACCGGTAAGGTATAAGCCGGGCTGATCCCACCACAAGAGGTATACAACGACAGTTTACCGATAGGAATACCCATGCCGCCGATACCCTGATCACCCAGACCGAGAATACGCTCACCATCGGTGACAACGATAACTTTGACATTCTGCTTGGTGGCATTTTGCAGCATGTCATCAATGTAGGCCCGGTTTGGATAGGAGATAAACAGACCACGTGCACGGCGATAAATATCAGAAAATTGTTCACACGCTGCGCCAACGGTCGGGGTATAGATAATAGGCATCATTTCGCTGAGGTGAGCGTCGAGGAGCCTATAGAACAGCGTTTCGTTAGTGTCCTGAATATTCCTTAAATAAATGTGTTTATCCGAGTCATTCTTGAAATCGCAATATTGACGGTAGGCGCGTTCGGCTTGTTCTTCTATCGTTTCAACGGCCTGAGGTAATAAGCCATGTAAGTTGAAATTGCTGCGTTCTTCTTCCGTGAAAGCACTGCCTTTGTTCAGCAGAGGGAATTCCAACAAAATCGGACCAGCGTAGGGAATATAAAGAGGACGTTTACTTTCGTGTTCCAGTTCCATGATGCTTACTCTTTGGACTAATCAGTCAATAACAAAATCGGCTACAGATCCTAAGAAGATAAAAAAGATAAGTACAGTAAATGTTACTTAAATATGTTTATCATGAGTAAAAATGAGAGATAACATACAGAATTAGCTAATTAAATGTTATGTAATTTTTTCTTTTTACCCCTTTCAGAAGTCAGTGAGGGGATAAGCCGCCATTTTGTTAACTTACTCATATATTCAATGGGTTTTGAGTTGCAGCTGATAAAGCTGCAACTTGAAAGGCGACAGGCCTATTTCATTTCAAAATGTGTGCCGTTCAATGGCGTTACAACCCAAAGCAGTCAATGTGGATGTTGTGGCGCTCCATTGTGACAGACGACTGTTTTCACCTTCCACCAGCACAGCCCGTTTAATGGACTGACAGTTGCCACCCGACATATTCATAAATATCAAAGCAGCCTGCAAAGGAGGTAAGCTTGGATTGAACGCGGCATTTTCCGCGTAACGGCCTGTATAAATTTTCCCTTGCTTATCTTGTAATGCGATCCCTGCATGGGATTGGCTATAAGGTGCGTGGCTACGGTTAGCAGCATCTAATGCAGCTTGTACTAAGTTGTCATCAGTCGCCAATTGATAGTCGTGATTAATTGTATCCAACAGCAGTGGTGTATCGACTAAATCACCCGGACCAAAGGCTTCTGGCAGGTAATCGGCTAATGTTAATTTTGGACGATCAGGCAAATAAACTTCTAATTGTGTACCACTGTTCAATTCATTCATAAATTGTCGACAGTGACCACAAGGTGAATAGTTGACGGTAATGGAAATCAATTTTTTTTCGCCATACAGCCAGGCGTGAGTGATTGCTGATTGTTCGGCATGTACGGTTTGTTGTAATGGTACGTTCGGGAATTCCATATTAGCGCCAAAATAGAAATTGCCACTTTCTCCCTGTGCAATTGCACCCACATAAAAATGAGAAATAGGGGCAATGGAGCAGGCAGCAGCCAATGGCAGCAAAGCAAGTGCCAAAGTATGGTCATCAAAGCCACTGTTTTGCTTGATAGATTCAACCTGCTCTGCTGTTAGCATAGCCGTAAAATCGTCACTTCCGATATAAGGCAACAGAGCTTGTTGCAGTTTAGGTGTGATTTCTGACCAAATAGCGTGAAAACGAGCTTGCATAGAATGATCTCCAAATTAATTGAAGGTCATTCTAGGGCGTCTGTTTAGGTTTGTAATGTGATAATGCCATATAATTCATGAAATTTTTGTAATAAAACTATTGTTTTAGCAATTTACATCAAATATTTACCATTTCCATGAATGATTTCACCTTTTTATTACAGTTTGGTAACCATTTAAATGAAGCTTATTTATCCAAACAGATGAAGGAGGATCGGAAATAAAAAAGGGGCAATCAACGAAGTAATAATGCCGCAAGTCATCAAAGCCAACGAACTGTATGCGCCTTCGGTATGATCCATTTCAGCACAACGGGCGGTTCCTACCGCATGGGCTGCTGTCCCCATAGCTAACCCTCGGGAAGCCTTCGTCTTTATTTTCAGAAGGTTAAACAGGTTATGACCAAAGATAGCCCCCAGAATACCCACCATAATTACGCAAGCTGCACTGATGGCCGGAATGCCACCGATAGAATCGGCTACTGCCATGGCAATCGGCGTTGTGACAGATTTAGGTAAAACTGAGGCCGCAATTTCAGGGGTTGCACCTGCCCATAATGCGATGGCTGTACCGGTTACCATTGCGACCATGCAGCCGATAAAACAAATGGTAATGATGGATTTCCATTGAGCACGGATTTGGTGAAGTTGCTCATAAAGAGGAAAGGCCAGCGCAACGACGGCTGGTTGCAGTAAATCATTTAATATTCGGCTGCCGGCAAAATAGTGGTCGTAAGGAGTATTGGTCATAAGGAGCAAAGGAATAATAACGGCTATTGATATCAACAAGGGATTAAATATAGGTAGTCTGAGTCGTAGAGACAATTTTTTGGTCAGATAAAATACAATTAATGTTAATGGCAGCGACCACCAAATATGGCTCAACATTTTTCTTTCTCTTCAGATTGTTGTAGTAATGCAGGAGTGGTTTTCTCTTCTTCTTGTTTAGCGCCAATAATGATGCGTTCTCGATGAATATAGTGGGAACTGTAAGCAACGACAATCATGATAATCACTGTACTGACAATACAGGAAAGAGCGATTGGGAGCATTTGCTGGCTGAGTTGGGGGTAGTAATTCATTATTCCTACCCCGATGGGTAAAAAGAGCAACGTCATGTTCTTCATCAACAGACTACAACCTGGTTTCACCCAATGTGAAGGAATGATTTGAGATGCC
This genomic interval carries:
- the folE gene encoding GTP cyclohydrolase I FolE, whose protein sequence is MSSLSTEAVLVHSALVARGLETPLHEQTLAPEVRKVRIEEHMTEIMKLLNLDLSDDSLADTPGRIAKMYVDEIFSGLDYHNFPKITLIENKMKVDEMVTVRDITLTSTCEHHFVIIDGKATVAYIPKDKVIGLSKINRIVQFFAQRPQVQERLTQQILIALQTLLGTNNVAVSIDAVHYCVKARGIRDATSTTTTTSLGGLFKSSQNTRQEFLRAVRHLQLS
- the yeiB gene encoding DUF418 domain-containing protein YeiB — protein: MNQRIEILDSLRGFAILGILLLNITSFALPYAAYMNLFYQDSVSFSDVVTWSALSVFTQGKFLFILTLLFGAALELLRQRGRNGNIPRLLILAVIGLLHGILLWDGDILLSYGIVGLLAWHFINTRQKLFSKGVTFYLSGVMMFYLLGLFPVGDNNSFWMPTPDDIFHESAWKIHGGLLAAEYRIRQISGAMIVVIAQYGWQIMGVMLCGAMLLRNGWLKGEFSHKHYRHLALCLLPAGMMIQCAALSIQYLYPYSYFASWTIRYTITELATPLLALAYISLIYGFWPAISRWRVTFWLRQVGRMALSSYLLQTLVCTTLFYRFELFGKFTRLELIAFIPFIWALNIWFACWWLKRYSQGPMEQLWRYLTAKLT
- the sanA gene encoding outer membrane permeability protein SanA, which encodes MWKRLITSVIFIISVLVLTAIMLDRWVSWKTAPYIFDDLRQLPEREVGMVLGTSKYYRGGKYNQYYFYRIQGAVNAYNSGKVKYLLLSGDNAQHNYNEPITMRKDLIKAGIPASNIVMDFAGFRTLDSIIRTRKVFDTDDFTIITQRFHCERALLIAIHFGIEAQCYAVPSPKNMMTIRFREVLARLGALTDLYILKREPRFLGPLMPIPSPHTVPAGIQGYPAVSPEELQGLEKKPQKK
- a CDS encoding NAD-dependent malic enzyme, which translates into the protein MELEHESKRPLYIPYAGPILLEFPLLNKGSAFTEEERSNFNLHGLLPQAVETIEEQAERAYRQYCDFKNDSDKHIYLRNIQDTNETLFYRLLDAHLSEMMPIIYTPTVGAACEQFSDIYRRARGLFISYPNRAYIDDMLQNATKQNVKVIVVTDGERILGLGDQGIGGMGIPIGKLSLYTSCGGISPAYTLPVVLDVGTNNPQRLNDPLYMGWRHPRITGKEYDEFVDEFIQAVKRRWPNVLLQFEDFAQNNAMPLLTRYRDELCCFNDDIQGTASVALGSLIAASRAAGRQLKDQTVAFLGAGSAGCGIAEQIVAQMKSEGLSDEQARARVFMVDRFGLLTDKQPNLLDFQNALVQKSSALQSWDISNDSLSLMDVVRNAKPTVLIGVSGQSGLFTEEIIREMHQHCERPVVMPLSNPTSRVEARPEDIINWTDGKALVATGSPFAPVKYDGQEYPIAQCNNAYIFPGIGLGVIASGAKRVTDDMLMAASRALADCSPLAQTGSGPLLPPIDDIQDVSRKIAKEVAKKAQIQGVAIVTSEDALDEAIERNFWKPEYRIYKRTSF
- the cdd gene encoding cytidine deaminase — translated: MQARFHAIWSEITPKLQQALLPYIGSDDFTAMLTAEQVESIKQNSGFDDHTLALALLPLAAACSIAPISHFYVGAIAQGESGNFYFGANMEFPNVPLQQTVHAEQSAITHAWLYGEKKLISITVNYSPCGHCRQFMNELNSGTQLEVYLPDRPKLTLADYLPEAFGPGDLVDTPLLLDTINHDYQLATDDNLVQAALDAANRSHAPYSQSHAGIALQDKQGKIYTGRYAENAAFNPSLPPLQAALIFMNMSGGNCQSIKRAVLVEGENSRLSQWSATTSTLTALGCNAIERHTF
- a CDS encoding CidB/LrgB family autolysis modulator — translated: MLSHIWWSLPLTLIVFYLTKKLSLRLRLPIFNPLLISIAVIIPLLLMTNTPYDHYFAGSRILNDLLQPAVVALAFPLYEQLHQIRAQWKSIITICFIGCMVAMVTGTAIALWAGATPEIAASVLPKSVTTPIAMAVADSIGGIPAISAACVIMVGILGAIFGHNLFNLLKIKTKASRGLAMGTAAHAVGTARCAEMDHTEGAYSSLALMTCGIITSLIAPFLFPILLHLFG
- a CDS encoding CidA/LrgA family protein, whose product is MSFQNMLMIGWQYLRAFALLYLCLIAGNIISALLPFSLPGSIIGLLLLFGLLASQIIPSHWVKPGCSLLMKNMTLLFLPIGVGIMNYYPQLSQQMLPIALSCIVSTVIIMIVVAYSSHYIHRERIIIGAKQEEEKTTPALLQQSEEKEKC